Proteins co-encoded in one Bacillus infantis NRRL B-14911 genomic window:
- a CDS encoding HNH endonuclease family protein: MIYIQRSETPPVLDLEDSNSVGSKEYTEAIKHFEDKDRNFTFRAYKEVKDVLEVMFNSKCAYCESDISPVSYGDIEHFRPKSAYHTTKAETLKYPGYYWLAMDWNNLLLSCEVCNRTYKKNQFPLVDEAKRKKKYDEEVIEEPLLIDPCDASSNPQDHINFTEEGLVEYTLGGRCKGKKSIEVYGLDNPKLTRKRKKLAKEISDKKSQVLRYMDNIRALLATPLPGELKSVLENNFIDLETVYKSIKNLNLPTEPYQGLVRNLTAEFLAKYSPIIDKLLFEFHEQKKEE; encoded by the coding sequence ATGATATATATACAAAGAAGCGAGACACCACCTGTATTAGATTTAGAAGATAGTAATTCAGTTGGTTCAAAGGAGTACACAGAAGCAATTAAACACTTTGAAGACAAAGACCGTAATTTTACTTTTAGAGCATACAAGGAAGTAAAGGATGTTCTAGAAGTTATGTTTAATAGCAAATGTGCCTATTGTGAGAGTGACATATCGCCGGTATCGTACGGCGATATAGAGCACTTTAGGCCAAAGAGCGCGTATCATACTACTAAAGCCGAAACTCTAAAATATCCTGGTTACTATTGGTTAGCTATGGATTGGAATAACTTACTATTATCTTGTGAAGTATGCAATAGGACATATAAGAAAAACCAGTTTCCTTTGGTGGATGAAGCTAAAAGAAAGAAAAAGTATGATGAAGAGGTTATTGAAGAGCCATTACTTATTGACCCCTGTGACGCAAGTTCTAATCCCCAGGATCATATTAATTTTACAGAAGAAGGATTAGTTGAGTATACACTAGGTGGTAGATGTAAAGGAAAAAAGTCTATAGAAGTATATGGTTTAGATAATCCAAAACTAACAAGGAAAAGAAAAAAATTAGCTAAAGAAATAAGTGATAAAAAAAGCCAGGTTTTAAGATACATGGATAATATAAGAGCGTTATTAGCAACCCCCTTGCCTGGTGAGCTTAAAAGTGTATTAGAGAATAATTTTATAGATTTAGAAACAGTTTATAAATCTATAAAAAACTTAAATCTACCAACAGAGCCATATCAGGGATTGGTAAGAAATTTAACTGCAGAATTTTTAGCTAAATATTCTCCAATAATTGACAAGCTTCTTTTTGAATTTCATGAACAAAAGAAGGAAGAATAA
- a CDS encoding DUF262 domain-containing protein, whose amino-acid sequence MRFHPEDKKIKDIFGSGNIYQIPDFQRDYSWEKGNFEDFLQDLLTVSNATYNSHSHMLNINSIDDLEDYFFGTFLVIGDYSSSTEKRIVVDGQQRLTTMTLFLAAIRDIIENEKKEKNIEYAHQYDDALVVNITKGGRSSKYARVINDKLIPILPVNILNINDHRKNGTIHDPENEGQQLLLETYEWFKKQLSRSELAKRLTDNDSKIHKLDIKKINSIPSEDYLTFLDNLGNQLLKSTVIVIYSADEQSANIMYRNFNFRGLPLSGPDLIKNELFELLDDSTGSAKKLWTKVEQNVSIKESGSMSTFFIHYFSSKYKQASKKNLFPIFLNNVDAIISSYQNFLNEIVKESAHYKIIISPQEDDELFGEGKFFLQNDHPMIKRQLQKLNELEVTQVRTLLLGLFFARENKLITSKQFKKVIYNILLFQSLFVMSSSASNQIRGIYSKYGKIFRKNTNKDKVAKEINNLYKDLAAKIPSKESILKSDLNYNHKVKFEDMTKTQKKNKALIKLILTILSEEKQVESGQKNSNDSLKFISEASLEHIIDQSSDLESRYSLGNLILIEQRKHEDIEDKKEMYRKSEIIMTKSFSNQVDNFSTNQDIENRNQDILTQYYNYVKKQF is encoded by the coding sequence ATGAGATTTCATCCAGAAGATAAAAAAATCAAGGATATCTTTGGTTCTGGTAACATTTATCAAATACCGGATTTTCAACGAGATTACTCTTGGGAAAAAGGTAACTTTGAGGATTTTTTGCAAGACTTATTAACAGTTAGTAATGCAACATATAATAGTCATTCTCATATGCTAAATATTAATAGTATTGATGATTTAGAAGATTACTTTTTTGGGACGTTTTTGGTAATAGGTGATTATTCTAGTTCAACGGAGAAACGGATTGTAGTAGATGGACAACAACGTTTAACGACTATGACATTATTTTTAGCCGCGATAAGGGATATTATTGAAAATGAAAAAAAAGAAAAAAATATAGAGTATGCCCATCAATATGATGATGCGCTTGTTGTCAATATTACAAAAGGTGGTAGGTCGTCTAAGTATGCACGAGTTATTAATGACAAATTAATACCTATACTCCCAGTGAATATTTTAAATATTAATGACCATAGAAAGAATGGAACTATACATGATCCGGAAAACGAAGGGCAACAGTTACTCTTAGAAACATATGAGTGGTTTAAAAAACAACTTTCGCGTAGTGAGTTGGCAAAGAGATTAACCGATAACGATTCCAAAATACATAAGTTGGATATCAAAAAGATTAATAGTATTCCTTCCGAAGACTATTTGACATTTCTTGATAATTTAGGTAACCAATTATTGAAGTCGACTGTAATTGTTATTTATTCTGCAGATGAACAATCAGCAAATATCATGTATAGGAACTTTAACTTTCGAGGACTTCCACTAAGTGGACCAGATTTAATAAAAAACGAATTGTTTGAACTATTAGATGATTCTACGGGTTCGGCAAAGAAATTATGGACAAAAGTAGAGCAAAATGTATCAATAAAAGAATCGGGCAGCATGTCAACGTTCTTTATACATTATTTTTCATCTAAATATAAGCAAGCCTCCAAAAAGAACTTATTCCCTATATTTTTAAATAATGTAGATGCTATAATCTCAAGTTATCAAAACTTCTTAAATGAGATAGTTAAAGAGTCGGCACATTATAAAATAATAATTAGCCCGCAAGAAGATGATGAATTATTTGGGGAAGGAAAATTCTTTTTACAGAATGATCATCCAATGATTAAAAGACAACTACAAAAATTAAATGAATTAGAGGTTACACAGGTTAGAACACTATTGCTTGGTTTATTTTTCGCAAGAGAGAACAAGCTGATTACATCAAAGCAATTTAAAAAAGTGATATATAATATACTTTTATTCCAATCATTATTTGTAATGTCATCGTCGGCTAGCAATCAAATTAGGGGTATCTATTCAAAATATGGGAAAATATTCAGAAAAAATACAAATAAAGATAAAGTGGCAAAAGAGATTAATAATCTGTATAAGGACTTAGCTGCTAAGATTCCTTCTAAAGAAAGTATATTAAAAAGTGATTTAAACTATAATCATAAAGTTAAGTTTGAAGATATGACCAAGACACAGAAAAAAAATAAAGCTTTGATAAAATTAATATTGACAATTCTATCAGAAGAAAAGCAAGTTGAGAGCGGACAAAAAAATAGTAATGATTCTTTAAAGTTTATTTCTGAAGCTAGCTTGGAACATATTATTGATCAATCTTCTGATTTAGAAAGTAGATATTCTTTAGGTAATTTAATTTTAATAGAACAAAGGAAGCATGAAGATATAGAGGATAAAAAAGAAATGTACAGAAAATCAGAAATTATAATGACTAAGTCTTTCAGTAATCAAGTAGATAATTTTTCAACCAATCAAGATATCGAAAATAGAAACCAGGATATTTTGACTCAGTATTATAATTATGTAAAAAAACAGTTTTAA
- a CDS encoding AAA family ATPase, protein MQRRNILITQKKNDYYDVTDENDIHKYFSKQRFIESVEIRNFKGLKYLNLDFGLSQSMGAPWLMLLGENGVGKSSVLQAISIGLMGEQKRKEVILKSANNFVTNQKREGSIKIKLTGMVDPIIIDFTRDSHLFGGENHVDPRVLILSYGSTRLLPTENKIDMFRPSWARVENLFDPFVPLVDVENYLTWLEQEDFFIVKNAIENLFMEKVELIRNGGTKGIKFRFSNSIVRLEDLSDGYRTIIALATDIMMVMKNRWRSYDAEGIVLIDELDAHLHPRWNIEIVRKLRMAFPKIQFIATTHNPLTLRGLLKNEVAVMLEDNDRETIVLQNLPEQKGMMIEDILTSKFFGLYDTLPELNSIFHEYYRLLANPSPNTKQKDRIAILKEKLKDYDKLGNTKRDQMFYEAIDRYIAKEKATNEKLTSDSFIQDIDNIINSLRGFYKK, encoded by the coding sequence TTGCAAAGGAGAAATATTTTAATAACACAAAAAAAAAATGATTATTATGATGTAACAGATGAAAATGATATACATAAATATTTTTCTAAACAGAGGTTTATAGAATCAGTTGAAATAAGGAATTTTAAAGGCTTGAAGTATTTAAACCTAGACTTTGGATTAAGTCAAAGTATGGGCGCACCATGGTTAATGTTATTAGGAGAAAATGGAGTAGGTAAGAGTTCAGTGTTACAAGCAATATCTATTGGACTAATGGGAGAGCAAAAGCGTAAAGAAGTAATTTTGAAGAGTGCCAATAATTTTGTGACTAACCAAAAAAGAGAAGGCTCTATTAAGATAAAATTAACTGGAATGGTAGACCCAATAATAATAGATTTCACTAGAGACAGCCATTTATTTGGAGGGGAAAATCATGTTGATCCCCGTGTACTAATTTTATCTTATGGTTCAACTAGACTTTTACCAACCGAAAATAAGATAGATATGTTTAGGCCATCGTGGGCAAGAGTAGAGAATTTATTTGATCCATTTGTACCCCTGGTTGATGTAGAGAATTACTTAACTTGGTTGGAACAAGAAGACTTTTTTATTGTTAAAAATGCTATTGAAAATTTATTCATGGAAAAAGTAGAGTTAATTAGAAATGGTGGAACTAAGGGGATAAAGTTCCGGTTTTCTAATTCAATAGTTCGACTAGAAGATTTAAGTGATGGTTATAGAACAATCATTGCTTTAGCTACTGATATTATGATGGTTATGAAGAATAGATGGCGTAGTTATGATGCTGAAGGTATAGTTCTCATTGATGAGTTAGATGCTCACCTACATCCAAGATGGAATATAGAGATTGTCAGGAAGCTAAGAATGGCTTTTCCGAAGATCCAGTTCATAGCTACAACTCATAACCCCCTAACACTACGAGGTTTATTAAAAAATGAAGTAGCAGTTATGCTGGAGGATAATGATAGAGAAACTATTGTATTGCAAAATCTTCCTGAACAAAAAGGTATGATGATTGAAGATATCTTGACTTCAAAGTTTTTTGGTTTGTACGATACATTACCTGAGTTAAATTCAATTTTTCATGAGTACTATAGATTGTTAGCTAACCCATCTCCTAACACTAAACAAAAGGATAGAATTGCTATATTGAAAGAAAAATTAAAAGATTATGATAAGTTAGGGAATACAAAAAGAGATCAAATGTTTTATGAGGCTATAGATAGATATATAGCTAAAGAGAAAGCAACAAATGAAAAACTAACAAGTGATTCATTTATCCAAGATATTGATAATATTATTAATTCACTTAGAGGGTTTTATAAAAAATGA
- a CDS encoding very short patch repair endonuclease, translated as MKNPKTSDARSKIMGSIKAVSKLEDMVTHELWNRGYRFRRNVRSLKGTPDIAIKKYKVVIFIDSCFWHLCPIHGKIPKSNVEFWSNKLHRNQERDKEVTDFYINRDWNILRLWEHEIRGEFENTVDTISEFISESKKKE; from the coding sequence ATGAAGAACCCTAAAACGTCAGATGCAAGAAGTAAAATAATGGGGTCCATAAAGGCCGTCTCGAAGCTGGAAGACATGGTCACACATGAGTTATGGAATCGAGGTTACCGGTTTAGGAGAAATGTAAGATCGTTGAAAGGGACTCCCGATATTGCAATAAAGAAATATAAAGTCGTAATTTTTATAGATTCCTGTTTCTGGCATCTTTGTCCGATTCATGGAAAGATACCAAAATCGAATGTAGAATTCTGGTCAAACAAATTGCATAGGAATCAGGAAAGGGATAAAGAAGTTACAGACTTTTATATAAATAGAGATTGGAATATTTTGCGTCTCTGGGAACATGAAATACGTGGGGAATTTGAAAATACAGTCGATACAATCTCTGAGTTTATCAGTGAGTCGAAGAAGAAGGAATAA
- a CDS encoding HNH endonuclease family protein has translation MIRVYKSKWPEPFFYEWVNKNHIEYPDDYNRYHLEEYLSYFNNKCVFCESSLSDMKLMVGHYRPTNGALNITNGHFSENHYRWLDKDWSNTLVLCVECHRTKSNRFPLEGEFCSPEADEIDLTSEKRLLINPFRDFPEKHFLYDEEGIIIPKTKKGEVTVEVLNLNRHSLIEGRRREYSHFNRVCQAFIDNKEDEGILEEIIKQISQEAPFAGIKRYFLLKMIADDLIPYVQDFTPYLRILRGRNPITREDIQNKVAKEKYFNNTKKK, from the coding sequence ATGATTAGAGTTTATAAGAGCAAATGGCCAGAACCATTTTTTTATGAGTGGGTCAATAAAAATCATATCGAATACCCAGATGATTATAACAGATATCACTTAGAGGAGTATTTAAGTTATTTTAATAATAAGTGTGTATTCTGTGAATCTTCCCTATCTGATATGAAGTTAATGGTTGGGCATTACAGACCAACTAATGGTGCATTGAATATAACTAATGGTCATTTCTCTGAAAATCATTATCGGTGGTTGGATAAAGATTGGTCAAACACATTGGTTCTATGTGTTGAATGCCATAGAACTAAAAGTAATAGGTTCCCACTTGAAGGAGAGTTTTGTTCACCTGAAGCTGATGAAATTGATTTAACTAGCGAAAAACGTTTGTTAATTAATCCCTTTCGTGATTTTCCAGAAAAGCATTTTTTGTATGATGAAGAAGGAATTATCATACCCAAAACAAAAAAAGGAGAAGTAACAGTAGAGGTATTGAACTTAAATCGACATTCATTAATTGAAGGAAGAAGAAGGGAATATTCTCATTTTAATAGAGTCTGTCAGGCCTTTATAGATAATAAAGAAGATGAGGGAATACTTGAAGAAATAATAAAGCAAATAAGCCAAGAAGCTCCATTTGCTGGGATTAAAAGATACTTTTTATTAAAAATGATTGCTGATGACTTAATTCCATATGTACAAGATTTTACACCATACCTCCGCATACTTAGAGGAAGAAACCCTATTACAAGAGAGGATATTCAAAATAAGGTTGCAAAGGAGAAATATTTTAATAACACAAAAAAAAAATGA
- a CDS encoding integrase core domain-containing protein, with protein MSRKGNCWDNGPLESFLGLFKDLADYQSLGNIKDAKKEVDCVINEYNHHRYQWGLNKMPPVQYRGHLLAA; from the coding sequence ATGTCCCGTAAGGGCAACTGTTGGGATAACGGACCGTTGGAAAGTTTCTTGGGACTTTTTAAAGACTTAGCAGACTATCAATCACTGGGTAATATTAAGGATGCAAAGAAAGAAGTAGATTGTGTAATCAACGAATATAATCATCATCGCTATCAATGGGGCTTAAATAAAATGCCCCCGGTACAATACCGGGGGCACTTATTGGCTGCATAG
- a CDS encoding restriction endonuclease-like protein yields MALHPSGSRDEVELVKIETEDFSFVVKGKPYHERYEGLKQYRAMDRHDVMQFSVHGDMVNQVLVYDIEAQVLQESTQLRPIFFENGVYQVIVVPKTGRDLSFYHEHPGLRQSVARVEITHTYMLMGNLQFQNEVGLTTFEIRDGREKLLEVTLEIFPAKLDYKNDYKKLLEEVNDEIYNLAFHFIRKTYLGAKVKLDGKPSRSEFYRLISKHFDQLLQAVNRIERQPHHLLQKTYEKVRGDQLNKLDSRSRSYLQKRPHLFTEVPNGIHINHKTLMPTQGLRVKKEITYDTLENRYVKWMMQRVTHKLYDLLEALRNRSSRWETEPDADLLGKLIEMIKQLEGKQKSPFWKGIKKLDRSVHSLVLQMAPGYRDAFQIYLTVSKGLMLQGKLYQMSVKDVATLYEYWTFLKLGQILDKKYQLMSQDIIQVNREGLFVNLQTNRSATRKYKHPYTKEEIILTYQKYESGLPTIPQKPDTMLSIAKKGKGFTYNYVFDAKYRIDYAQEGSYYKNRYKQPGPLEDDINTMHRYRDSIVAYNDGPYERTAFGAYVLFPWFNEELYQDHHFYKSIDKVNIGGLPFLPNATDLVERFVERLIEKSPEEIQEEGILPRGTFEDWNSSLEEKVLIGLVRDREEYISYKQTGSYRIPVNKLRAGWQETKYIALYVKSGVLEHNGVICYGRVKDIKPVRSGLEEYMQFEVEHWINCNPIIKPVGYGIAEYMYTTLSNLEDATELPELFMKSAEEKTLWRMLRRVSDKISIRLDTVDLDAATRVEEYRIRDVLVRVDRDSREVYLIGESGQKRVHFDVLLRNPAGVFRSLVEMLD; encoded by the coding sequence ATGGCTTTACATCCTTCTGGATCTCGTGATGAAGTTGAATTGGTTAAGATCGAAACAGAAGATTTTTCCTTTGTGGTAAAAGGAAAGCCGTATCATGAGAGGTATGAAGGGTTAAAACAGTATCGTGCCATGGACAGGCATGATGTGATGCAGTTTTCTGTTCATGGGGATATGGTCAATCAGGTTTTGGTCTATGATATTGAAGCGCAGGTACTTCAGGAATCAACTCAATTAAGGCCCATCTTTTTCGAGAATGGAGTCTATCAGGTTATTGTCGTACCTAAAACAGGCAGAGACTTATCTTTTTATCATGAACATCCTGGTTTAAGGCAATCCGTTGCCAGAGTGGAAATCACCCATACTTATATGTTGATGGGAAATTTACAGTTTCAAAATGAAGTAGGGTTAACAACCTTTGAAATTAGAGATGGCAGGGAAAAGCTGTTAGAAGTAACATTAGAGATTTTTCCGGCAAAGCTTGATTACAAAAATGATTATAAAAAGCTGCTGGAAGAAGTGAACGATGAAATTTACAATCTTGCCTTTCATTTTATCCGGAAAACCTACTTAGGGGCTAAAGTGAAGCTTGATGGCAAGCCATCGCGAAGTGAATTTTACCGCTTGATTAGCAAGCATTTTGATCAGCTGCTTCAGGCTGTAAACCGCATTGAGCGGCAGCCTCATCATCTTCTCCAGAAAACTTATGAAAAGGTAAGGGGAGACCAATTAAATAAGTTAGATTCCAGAAGCAGGAGCTATCTGCAAAAAAGGCCCCATCTATTCACAGAGGTTCCAAATGGCATCCATATCAATCACAAAACACTCATGCCAACACAAGGTCTCCGGGTAAAAAAGGAGATTACCTATGATACATTGGAAAATCGGTATGTAAAATGGATGATGCAGCGGGTTACTCATAAGTTGTATGATCTGCTGGAAGCATTGAGGAACAGAAGCTCGAGATGGGAAACAGAGCCTGACGCTGATCTTTTAGGTAAACTGATCGAGATGATTAAGCAGTTAGAGGGGAAACAGAAAAGCCCATTTTGGAAGGGAATAAAGAAGCTTGATCGTTCTGTTCACAGTCTCGTTCTGCAGATGGCACCAGGCTACCGCGATGCTTTCCAGATCTATCTGACGGTTTCCAAAGGGTTAATGCTTCAGGGCAAGCTTTATCAGATGTCTGTAAAAGATGTAGCGACTCTGTATGAATACTGGACATTCCTGAAGCTCGGGCAAATTCTTGATAAAAAGTATCAGCTTATGAGCCAGGACATTATCCAGGTAAACCGTGAAGGCTTATTCGTAAATCTTCAAACCAACCGCTCAGCAACAAGAAAGTATAAACACCCATATACCAAAGAGGAAATTATTCTGACATACCAAAAGTATGAAAGTGGCTTGCCAACCATTCCTCAAAAGCCGGATACAATGCTCAGCATAGCGAAAAAGGGGAAAGGATTTACCTATAATTATGTATTTGATGCCAAGTATCGAATCGATTACGCCCAGGAAGGAAGCTATTATAAAAATCGATACAAGCAGCCCGGACCCCTTGAGGACGACATTAACACCATGCACCGTTACAGGGATTCTATTGTTGCCTATAATGATGGGCCATATGAAAGAACCGCTTTTGGAGCGTATGTACTTTTTCCATGGTTTAATGAAGAACTTTACCAGGATCATCACTTCTATAAAAGCATCGACAAAGTAAATATAGGCGGGCTGCCATTTCTTCCGAATGCAACAGACCTGGTCGAAAGATTCGTGGAAAGGCTGATTGAAAAAAGCCCCGAAGAAATTCAGGAGGAAGGCATCCTGCCAAGAGGTACATTTGAAGATTGGAACTCCAGCCTGGAAGAGAAGGTTCTCATCGGGCTTGTTAGAGACCGTGAAGAGTATATTAGCTATAAGCAGACTGGCAGCTATCGTATCCCTGTAAATAAATTGAGGGCGGGATGGCAGGAGACTAAGTATATCGCTCTTTATGTGAAGAGCGGTGTATTAGAGCATAATGGAGTTATTTGCTATGGCAGGGTTAAGGATATTAAGCCGGTGAGATCAGGATTAGAGGAATATATGCAATTCGAAGTGGAGCATTGGATTAATTGTAATCCGATCATTAAGCCTGTGGGATATGGGATTGCTGAGTATATGTATACCACATTGAGCAATCTGGAGGATGCTACAGAGCTGCCGGAGCTGTTTATGAAGTCTGCGGAGGAAAAGACTTTATGGAGAATGCTTAGGAGGGTTTCGGACAAGATATCTATTAGGCTTGACACTGTTGATCTTGATGCTGCTACTAGGGTAGAGGAGTATAGGATTAGGGATGTTTTGGTGAGGGTTGATAGGGATAGTAGGGAAGTTTATTTGATTGGTGAGAGTGGACAGAAGAGGGTTCACTTTGATGTGTTGCTGAGGAATCCGGCTGGTGTTTTTAGGAGTTTGGTTGAGATGTTGGATTGA
- the dcm gene encoding DNA (cytosine-5-)-methyltransferase, protein MNKNLNVVELFAGVGGFRVGLERADKNFFDTVWANQWEPSKKAQDAFNCYNSHFPSSVNCNDDIGKVSNKTFEDMNIDLLVGGFPCQDYSVARSLSKEQGIQGIKGVLFWEIKRIVEVTHPKYILLENVDRLLKSPSKQRGRDFSIMLATFRDLGYIVEWRVINAAEYGTAQRRRRIFIFAYDKSLAFAEYQLQKTTSEILLKDGFFASTFPVKEEIYKNRDSKVELPKDLVDISDEFSFLYHPSGIMIEGKIHTVHTEPQNPHSIPLKAILQDESEVDEKFYLSEASIAKFTYLRGPKKIQRTTKDGHKYVFSEGGMSPVDSLDLPGRTMLTSEGTTNRSSHIVEVNGRKRFLTPIECERLNGFPDNWTATMGDRMRYFCMGNALVTDLIEKMGNKVKEIDAQETHDDAQISLNL, encoded by the coding sequence ATGAATAAAAACTTAAACGTAGTTGAACTTTTTGCTGGCGTTGGTGGTTTCCGTGTTGGTCTTGAAAGAGCGGATAAGAATTTCTTTGATACCGTTTGGGCTAATCAATGGGAGCCATCAAAAAAAGCACAAGATGCTTTTAACTGCTATAATTCACACTTTCCATCGAGCGTAAATTGCAATGATGATATTGGAAAAGTATCGAATAAAACATTTGAGGATATGAACATCGATTTACTTGTTGGTGGTTTTCCTTGTCAGGATTATTCGGTGGCACGTTCTTTATCAAAAGAACAAGGTATTCAAGGAATAAAGGGCGTTCTTTTCTGGGAGATTAAACGTATTGTAGAAGTGACACATCCAAAATACATTCTACTTGAAAATGTAGACCGCCTTTTAAAATCTCCGTCTAAACAACGTGGTCGTGATTTTTCAATCATGCTCGCTACTTTCCGTGACTTAGGATATATTGTGGAATGGCGTGTCATAAATGCTGCCGAATATGGTACTGCTCAGCGGCGGCGGCGTATTTTCATCTTTGCTTATGATAAATCACTGGCTTTTGCGGAATACCAACTGCAGAAAACAACTTCTGAAATATTATTAAAAGACGGCTTTTTTGCCTCTACCTTCCCGGTGAAAGAAGAAATATATAAGAACCGTGATAGTAAAGTCGAATTACCAAAAGATCTTGTTGATATTTCTGATGAGTTTTCGTTTCTGTATCATCCATCCGGAATTATGATTGAGGGGAAAATCCACACAGTTCATACAGAACCACAGAATCCGCATTCCATTCCCTTGAAAGCTATTTTACAAGATGAATCTGAAGTCGATGAAAAGTTTTATTTATCAGAAGCTTCTATTGCAAAATTCACTTACTTGCGGGGCCCTAAAAAGATTCAACGTACTACTAAAGACGGCCATAAGTATGTTTTTTCTGAAGGTGGCATGTCCCCTGTTGATTCTCTTGATCTGCCTGGACGAACAATGTTGACAAGTGAAGGCACAACTAATCGCAGCTCACATATTGTTGAAGTAAACGGGCGCAAGCGTTTCTTAACACCAATTGAATGCGAACGATTAAATGGCTTTCCTGATAATTGGACGGCAACTATGGGTGATCGAATGCGCTACTTCTGTATGGGAAATGCGCTCGTCACGGATTTAATAGAAAAAATGGGAAATAAAGTTAAAGAAATCGATGCACAAGAAACACATGATGATGCACAAATTTCATTGAACTTATAA
- a CDS encoding McrB family protein — protein MNKNNFIKWLEENKNISSYSSKRYIGAIDSISSEIDRYGLDNINLYQIYSTDIIDNILSNSLFQERNQKGNRMYSAALNHYKKFLEESIGYGHHKDVKENESIYLFTKQLTDHIFNYIQSKGFYYRKEEVINLFLSLKTKPFVILSGISGTGKTKMVQWFAESLGANEKNGQFTLIPVRPDWSDGSDLLGYVDIKGDFKEGPLSKAIKAAQEQPDLPYFVLLDEMNLARVEYYFSDILSVMESRRWENGKVVSSVLLSEEVAKEGVTLPNNLYVIGTVNMDETTHPFSKKVLDRANTIEFNRVELDNLSFLNDLEEVDPIQIGQTQLASKYLHLKDLYKEDTKVIEKATNELVRINKSLQLINAHIGYRVRDEICFYLAYNKDGDLMTFEEAFDHCILQKILPRLSGSDSRIDQLLRELYLIFTNTEYQENGESQFDEESTIYPKSARKVIEMLRRLKDDGFTSFWIS, from the coding sequence ATGAATAAAAATAACTTTATAAAATGGTTAGAGGAAAATAAAAATATTAGTTCTTATTCTTCAAAAAGATACATAGGAGCTATTGATTCTATTAGCTCCGAGATAGATAGATATGGTTTGGATAACATAAATCTCTACCAGATTTATAGCACAGACATAATAGATAATATACTTTCCAACTCTTTGTTTCAGGAACGAAATCAAAAAGGAAACAGAATGTATAGTGCTGCATTGAATCATTATAAAAAGTTTCTTGAGGAAAGTATTGGGTATGGCCATCATAAGGACGTTAAAGAGAATGAAAGTATATATCTATTTACAAAGCAACTAACTGATCATATTTTCAATTACATACAAAGCAAAGGCTTTTATTATAGGAAAGAGGAAGTCATCAATTTATTCCTCTCTCTAAAAACAAAACCTTTTGTAATCCTTTCCGGTATCTCCGGAACAGGTAAAACCAAAATGGTTCAATGGTTTGCCGAAAGTTTAGGTGCGAATGAGAAGAATGGGCAGTTTACGCTGATTCCTGTTCGTCCTGATTGGAGTGACGGATCTGACTTATTGGGATATGTGGATATCAAAGGCGATTTTAAAGAAGGACCATTATCCAAAGCGATTAAGGCAGCACAAGAGCAGCCTGATTTGCCTTACTTTGTTCTTTTGGATGAAATGAATTTGGCGAGAGTGGAGTACTATTTCAGTGATATTCTCAGCGTGATGGAGAGTAGAAGGTGGGAGAATGGGAAGGTTGTTTCTTCTGTTTTATTATCGGAGGAAGTTGCAAAAGAAGGGGTTACACTTCCTAACAATCTTTATGTGATCGGAACCGTTAATATGGATGAAACCACACATCCTTTTAGTAAAAAGGTTTTAGACCGGGCCAACACGATTGAGTTTAATCGGGTTGAATTAGACAATTTATCTTTTCTTAATGACCTTGAGGAAGTTGATCCAATACAAATTGGACAAACTCAGCTGGCTTCGAAATACCTGCACTTAAAGGATCTGTACAAGGAAGATACAAAGGTTATTGAAAAGGCTACAAATGAGCTGGTAAGGATCAATAAGAGCCTGCAGCTGATTAATGCACATATCGGGTACCGAGTTAGGGATGAAATCTGCTTCTATCTGGCCTATAACAAGGACGGTGATCTAATGACCTTTGAGGAAGCGTTTGATCACTGTATCCTTCAGAAGATCCTGCCGCGATTGTCTGGCAGTGACTCCAGGATTGATCAGCTGCTAAGGGAGTTATATCTGATCTTTACTAATACGGAGTATCAGGAGAATGGGGAATCTCAGTTTGATGAAGAAAGTACTATATATCCTAAGAGCGCTCGGAAAGTCATTGAGATGCTTAGGAGGTTAAAGGACGATGGCTTTACATCCTTCTGGATCTCGTGA